The genomic segment GCGGGGCCGGTCATTCGTGCGATCGAGTTCGATTAGTTCGGCGATCTCGCCCAAGGTAAAGCCCGCCTCCTGAGCCGAACGGATGAAGCGCATCCGCCGCGCTTCCTCCTCGCCATAATGCTTGCGGCCCTTCGCACCGCCCAGCGCGGCGGGCTTGGGATCGTGGATCAGGCCCTTGCGCTGATAGAAGCGCACCGTCTCCACACCCACGCCGACGCTGCGGGCCAGTTCCGAGATTGTCATCGCCATCGCTTGACTCCGTACCGTGGTACGGGAGCTATAGGTCGATTCGTCATGGAACAGCAACCGACGAGACCTGTCGCCCAACTCTATCGCATGGTGATGGAGAAGCACGTTTGCCCCTGGGGCTTGCGCGCGAAATATCTGCTCGAAAAGCAAGGTTATCGCGTGGAGGACCATCACCTCACCACGCGGGAGGAAACTGACGCATTCAAGGCGAAGCACGATGTGCAGACTACGCCGCAGACCTTTATCGATGGGCAGCGGATTGGCGGCTATGACGATCTGCGCCGCTATTTCGGCCTTCCTCTGACCGATCCGAATGCGAAGACATATCGCCCGGTGCTGGCCGTGTTTGCCGTTGCCGCCGCCCTTGCCTTGGTTCTGAGCCAGAGTTTCTTCGGCAGCCCGCTCACCCTGCGGGCGCTGGAATGGTTCATCGCCTTTTCCATGGCAATCCTGGCCATGCTCAAGCTGCAGGATGTCGAAAAATTCGCAACCATGTTCCTTGGCTATGACCTGCTGGCTCGCCGCTGGGTGCCCTATGCCTATCTCTACCCCTTTGCGGAAGCGCTGGCCGGGGTGTTGATGGCCGGACGCCTGTTGCCATGGCTGTCGATCCCGATCTCGATCTTCATCGGTACGATTGGCGGCATTTCGGTATTCTACGCGGTCTACGTGCAAAAGCGCGAGCTGGAATGCGCATGTGTGGGCGGATCGGGTAAAGTACCCCTCGGGCCGGTTTCGCTTCTCGAAAACGTGATGATGGTCGCCATGGCGATCTGGATGATGTTCCCGGCGCATTGAGCCGGATTGGAGCCCCAACGATGAAATATGCAGTTTCCGCCAGCCTCGCTGCGATTGCCGTTGCAATGGCCACGCCTGCGTTTGCCCAGCACGAAGACCATGGGCAGGAAGAACCGGCACCCGACGAAGGTGCCATGGATCACGGTTCGATGGATCACGGGGCTTCAATGGATCATGGGCCAATGGATCATGGCCAGATGGACCATTCCGGCATGAACCATGGATCGATGGCCGCAATGGATATGCCTGCATCCACCGAGTGGATGCCCGCCGAAGGATCGGGCACGGCCCGTCTTCCCGCTGCGGAAGGCGCGATGCATGGCCTGCATATCGGCAGCGGTGACTGGATGGTGATGGTGCATGGCGCCGTGACTGCCCAATATTCGGACTTTTCCGGCCCGCGCGGCGACGACATGCTCTATTCCACCTCCATGCTGATGCTTGCGGGAGAGCGGCAGACCGATTGGGGCCGCATCCAGTTGCGCAGTATGCTCAGCCTCGAACCGCTGATGGATGCGCGCGGCTATCCCAACCTTTTCGCCACGGGCGAGACGGCCGATGGCGAGCCGCTGGTGGACCGCCAGCATCCGCATGACCTGTTCATGGAACTGGCCGCCCGGGTGGACGTGAACGTCTCCGACAATGCGACCCTCTTCCTTTATGGCGGCCCGGTGGGCGAGCCAGCCATCGGCCCCAGCGCTTTCATGCATCGCGGATCGGCCAGCAATAATCCCGAACCGCCAATCACCCATCACTGGTTCGATTCCACGCATATCACTTATGGCGTAGTGACGGCCGGCTATTCCTCGCGCCTGTTCCAGCTTGAAGGTTCAGCCTTCCGGGGCGCCGAGCCGGATGAGGAGCGCTGGGGGATCGAAACTCCCAAGCTCGACAGCTGGGCTGTGCGCGCCACCCTCACCCCGTCGCCCGAATGGGCGATGCAGGTAAGCCATGCGAGGATCGAGCAGCCCGAGGCATTGCACGGCAATCAGGACGAGGCACGCACCACGGCCTCGATTCAATATGCCAATGGCAAGGGCCTGTCCGCCCTCGCAGCCTTCAGCGCCAAGAACCGGGTTCCCGGCGACACGCTGACCGCCTGGTTGGGCGAAGTGAACTGGGACATCGACAAGGCCAACTCGCTCTTCGCGCGGGTCGAGAATGTCGACAATGACGAACTGATCCCGGATCATGACGATCCGCTGCATGACCAGCCTTTCCGCGTCACCAAGTTTCAGGCCGGCTATGCCCGCCACTTCCCCTTGGGTGATGCTGTGATGCTTAGCCTTGGCGGCGCGGTTTCCGCTTTTGCCAAGCCTTCCGCGCTTGATCCCTATTATGGCAATGACCCAATGGGCTACACACTGTTCGCCAAGCTATCATTGGGACACTGACGATCATGCTGTTTTACGAGGATCTTGAACCGGGCGCAGTCGTCCGCTTCGGGCACTATGAAGTCACCCGCGAGGAAGTGCTGGATTTCGCGGGCAAATACGATCCTCAGCCCTTCCATTTATCCGACGAGGCGGCGGCCCTTACCCATTTCGGCAAGGTCGCCGCCAGCGGATGGCACACCTGTTCCATGACCATGGCGATGATGGTGGAACATCACGCAATCATGCCCCGCGCCGCACTGGGAGCAATGGGGGTCGACGAATTGCGCTGGCTCCGCCCGGTCTATCCCGGCGACGTCCTGAGTTGCGAGATGGAACTGGTTGAAAAACGCCTCAGTCGCTCAAAACCCGGTATCGGCATCCTCAATACGAAGATGACGACCTTCAACCAGCACGGCCAACCGGTACTGTCGATGAAGCCGATCAGCCTGATCCGCGTGCGCGGGGACGGCTGATCCGAACATGGCCTCTGGCCGGAACCTAACCCTTATTGCACTGAATCTCACCGGGCCGGTCATAGACGACACGTTCATGCTCGTCCCGAACCGTGAGGCGCCCTGGGAAAGTCACAGTTCTGCCGCCCGGCTGCGGGGGATCGCCCAACGTGGTTTCCAACTCGAAACTGCGAGCCAACCCGTCATATTCCGTCCATGTCCCGAACGGCATTTCCGCGCTGCCCTTGTCAGCCGCAAAACGCAGCACTTCCTTGCCGACCTTCAGATAGCCGGCATCTGTCATGGCTATCGCAACTGCCGCCAGCCCGCCTCCTTCAGCGGCGAAGGCGCAACTCGTGCCGTAGATCTGGTGCTTCTCGATGTCAGGCAGGCGCAGCGGCGCAAGCTCTATCGGAACCGGCTTTCCAGCCAACGCCTTGTCCACCGTCTCACTGTCGATGGTCTGCCGCTCGCCCTGCGGTTCCTTGCTGCAGGAAGCCAGCACCATGGCTGCGAGCAGAATGGAGGTAGCGCGCATCAATGCCTCCCGAACAGTTTCTCGACCTCGGCCATGGACAGCTTCACCCAGGTAGGGCGGCCATGATTGCATTGGCCTGACCGGGGAGTGCGCTCCATCTCGCGTAGCAAGGCATTCATTTCCGCCACCGAAAGCGTGCGTCCCGCCCGCACCGAACCATGGCAGGCCATCGTTGCCAGCACGTGCTCGATCTTTTCGTCGAGCAACAGGGCATCTCCATTGAGCGCCAGATCGTCGGCCAGATCCTGCAGCAGCGCGTGCGGATCGGCCTTGCCCAGCACGCCGGGCATGGCGCGTACCAGCATCGCATTGGGGCCGAACCGTTCGATCGACAGACCCAGCTCGGCAAATTTCGCGGCGTTTTCTTCCAACCTGTCGCAGGCCGGCTCGTCCATTTCGACAACTTCGGGGATCAGCAACGCCTGACTGGCGGCGACTTTCTCTCCTGCGCCTGCCGCGCGCAGCCTTTCGAGAACGAGCCGTTCATGTGCAGCATGCTGGTCCACCAATACCAGCCCGTCCGCGGCCTCGGCCACGATATAGGTGTTGGCCACCTGCCCGCGCGCAATGCCGAGCGGATAATCCACCGCCTCATCGGGAAGATCTTCTGCGGCCTCCGCCCGCCCCATCGGCGCCGCCTCGGGAGTGGACATCGCGTCCGCCTCGAATGCGCGCCATGCCTGGCCGGCTTCGCTCACTCGCCCGATCGCGGGCCGCTGCGAAGGCGCGGTCCAGTCCCTCCCCGCGAAGATCGAGCGCAGCGCCGGAGATGGCTCATCCCGCATCGGGGCAGCCAGCGGCTCCTGCTGCCATTTCGCCATGGCGGATGCATCGGGGGCCTGCGCGCTGCGCTGATCGCCCGTGGAAAGCGCCTGACGAAGCCCGGATACGATAAAGCCGCGCACTCCCGCTGAATCGCGAAAGCGCACTTCGGTCTTCGCTGGATGGACGTTCACGTCCACATCTTCCGGTGGCAGGTCGAGGAACAGGGCAAGCACCGCGTGGCGATCCCGCGCCAGCATATCCGCATAGGCACCGCGCACCGCACCGACCAGCAGCCTGTCCTTCACGGGACGGCCATTGACGAACAGATATTGATGGTCGGCCACACCGCGATTGAACGTCGGCAGCCCTGCAACTCCGGAAAGGCGCATCGTGCCGCTTTGCACCGGGCGTTCCATGTCCAGCAGCACGGCATTTCCGGCAAGCTCGCGCGCAACAAGTTGCGCGACCCGCTCCTCCGCCGTTTCCCCGCCCTGCACCGCGAATACGCGTCGGCCATTATGCTCAAGGCTGAAAGCGACATCGGGCCGCGCCATGGCAAGCCGCCGCACGACATCGAGGCAGGCAGCATATTCGCTGCGTTCACTGCGCAGGAATTTCCGACGTGCCGGTATCTTGGCGAAAAGCTGCTCCACCCGAACGCGCGTACCCGGAGGGAGGGCCGCAGGGCCTTCTTCCGCCAGAACGCCATGATCGACCACTCTTTTCCAGCCCTGATCCTCGCCCCGCACGCGGGATTGGAGTGTCAGGCGGGCAACGCTGGCGATGGACGGCAGAGCCTCGCCCCGAAAGCCAAGAGTCGCGACCAGTTCGATCGCCTCGTCCGGCAGCTTGGAGGTCGCATGGCGCTCCAGCGCCAGTTCCATCTCCTCCGCGCTCATACCGCAGCCATCGTCCGTAACTTCGATGCGCGACAGCCCACCCTCGGCGATGCTCACCGCGATGCGGGTTGCTCCGGAATCGATGGCATTCTCCACCAGTTCCTTCAGCGCGGCGGCGGGCCGTTCGACCACTTCGCC from the Erythrobacter sp. SG61-1L genome contains:
- a CDS encoding MerR family DNA-binding protein yields the protein MAMTISELARSVGVGVETVRFYQRKGLIHDPKPAALGGAKGRKHYGEEEARRMRFIRSAQEAGFTLGEIAELIELDRTNDRPRAREMAAERIADLDAKIENMTVARDRLRKLARECAGSSGGPCPIIAAFE
- a CDS encoding MaoC family dehydratase, with amino-acid sequence MLFYEDLEPGAVVRFGHYEVTREEVLDFAGKYDPQPFHLSDEAAALTHFGKVAASGWHTCSMTMAMMVEHHAIMPRAALGAMGVDELRWLRPVYPGDVLSCEMELVEKRLSRSKPGIGILNTKMTTFNQHGQPVLSMKPISLIRVRGDG
- the mutL gene encoding DNA mismatch repair endonuclease MutL is translated as MPRIRRLPVTLINRIAAGEVVERPAAALKELVENAIDSGATRIAVSIAEGGLSRIEVTDDGCGMSAEEMELALERHATSKLPDEAIELVATLGFRGEALPSIASVARLTLQSRVRGEDQGWKRVVDHGVLAEEGPAALPPGTRVRVEQLFAKIPARRKFLRSERSEYAACLDVVRRLAMARPDVAFSLEHNGRRVFAVQGGETAEERVAQLVARELAGNAVLLDMERPVQSGTMRLSGVAGLPTFNRGVADHQYLFVNGRPVKDRLLVGAVRGAYADMLARDRHAVLALFLDLPPEDVDVNVHPAKTEVRFRDSAGVRGFIVSGLRQALSTGDQRSAQAPDASAMAKWQQEPLAAPMRDEPSPALRSIFAGRDWTAPSQRPAIGRVSEAGQAWRAFEADAMSTPEAAPMGRAEAAEDLPDEAVDYPLGIARGQVANTYIVAEAADGLVLVDQHAAHERLVLERLRAAGAGEKVAASQALLIPEVVEMDEPACDRLEENAAKFAELGLSIERFGPNAMLVRAMPGVLGKADPHALLQDLADDLALNGDALLLDEKIEHVLATMACHGSVRAGRTLSVAEMNALLREMERTPRSGQCNHGRPTWVKLSMAEVEKLFGRH
- a CDS encoding glutaredoxin; translation: MEQQPTRPVAQLYRMVMEKHVCPWGLRAKYLLEKQGYRVEDHHLTTREETDAFKAKHDVQTTPQTFIDGQRIGGYDDLRRYFGLPLTDPNAKTYRPVLAVFAVAAALALVLSQSFFGSPLTLRALEWFIAFSMAILAMLKLQDVEKFATMFLGYDLLARRWVPYAYLYPFAEALAGVLMAGRLLPWLSIPISIFIGTIGGISVFYAVYVQKRELECACVGGSGKVPLGPVSLLENVMMVAMAIWMMFPAH